CCTCGTCGTGGAACTGGCGCAGAACGCCGCCGACGCCGCCGCCCGGGCCAAGGTGCCGGGACGGCTGAGGCTGACCCTCCGGGACGGTGTCCTCGTCGCGGCCAACACGGGCGCCCCGCTGGACGCGGGAGGCGTGGAGTCGCTGTCCACGCTCCGCGCGTCCGCGAAGCGGGACACCCAGGGCGGCGGCCACGAGGGCGCGGTCGGCCGGTTCGGTGTCGGGTTCGCCGCCGTGCTCGCCGTCACCGACGAGCCCGCCGTCGTCGGGCGACACGGCGGTATCCGCTTCTCGCTCGCCGAGGCCCGGCTGCTCGCCGCCGACACCGCCCGGCACAGCCCGGGACTGGGCGACGAGATCCGCCGCCGTGACGGTCATGTGCCGCTGCTGCGGCTGCCGTTCGCGGCCGAGGGGACCGCTCCGGACTCGTACGACACCGTCGTCATCCTGCCGCTGCGCGACACCGCCGCCGCCGATCTCGCCGAGCGTCTGCTGCACGCGGTCGACGACGCGCTGCTGCTGGCCCTGCCCGGCCTCGACGAGGTCGTCATCGAGGTCGGCGCCGACGAGGTACGGACGATGCGACGGCGCGTGGAGGGGGCGTACGTCGTCGTGGAGGACTCGCGGGACGGGGTGACGCGCTGGCGTACCGTCGCCGAGCACGGGGCGATCGAGGCCGCGCTGCTCGCCGACCGGCCCGTCGAGGAGCGGCTGCGGCCGCACTGGTCCGTCACCTGGGCGGTGCCGACCGGGCCCGACGGGGCGCCGGTCCGGCCGCGCACCAGCCCCGTCGTGCACGCGCCGACGCCCAGCGACGAGGCCCTCGGGGTCCCCGCACTGCTCATCGCCTCCTTCCCGCTGGACACGACGCGGCGGCACGCGGCGCCCGGACCGCTCACCGACTTCCTCGTGCAGCGCGCGGCCGACGCGTACGCCGCGCTCCTCGCGGCCTGGGAGCCGGTCGGCGAGGGCATCATCGACCTCGTGCCCGGCCCGCTGGGCAAGGGCGAGCTGGACGGGGCGCTGCGGCAGGCGATCCTGGAGCGGCTGCCGCGGACCGCGTTCCTGCCGCGTGCCGTGACGCCCGAACCCGACGACGAGCTGGACGAGTTGTCCGCCGCGCTGCGTCCGCGTGACGCCGAGGTCGTCGAGGGGGCCGGCGCCGAGACCGTGCGGGTGCTCGCGGACGTCCTGCCCAGCCTGTTGCCCGCCGGGCTCGAACGGCGCGCGGAACTGCGGACGTTGGGCGTCGCACGCCTGCCGCTGGGGGACGCGATCGACCGGCTCGCGGGGCTGGAGAAGGCCCCCGACTGGTGGCGGCGCCTCTACGACAGCCTCGCCGGGGTCGACCCGGACCGGCTGTTCGGCCTGCCCGTGCCGCTCGCGGACGGACGGACCGCCATCGGCCCCCGGCAGATCCTCCTGCCGACCCCCGACGGCCCGCAGACGGCCCGCCCCGACACCCTGGCCCGCCTCGGGCTGAAGGTGGCGCACCCGGACGCCGCGCATCCGCTCCTGGAGAAGCTGGGCGCGCTGCCCGCGACCCCGCGTGCCGTGCTCACCACCCCGCAGGTGCGGGCCGCCGTGGCCGCCTCACTGGACGACGACGGCGGTGTCTGGGACGAGGAGGACGGACGGCCGGACGCCGAGGAACTGGCCGATCTCGTCCTCGCCCTGGTCCGCGACGCGGCCCTCGACCCCGGGGACGAGCCCTGGCTCGGCGCCCTCGCCCTGACCGACGAGGACGGTGAACTGGCCCCCGCCGGTGAGCTCGTCCTCCCCGGCAGCCCGTTCGCCCGGGTCATGCGCGAGGACGAACTCGCCCTCGTCGACGCCGAACTGGCCGACCGCTGGGGCGAACAGCCCCTGGCCGCCTGTGGAGTGCTCGCCAATTTCGCCCTCGTACGCGCCACCGACGTCGTCCTCGACCCCGACGAACTGGAGCCGCGCGACGGGGACTTCGCCGAGCCCGACGACGCCGGTCTGCTGGACGCGGTGGACGTGTGGTCCGAGGACATCCTCGACCGGTTCCCGGACAGCCCGGTGCCGCCGGTCGCGACGGAGATCGTGGCCGTGCGCGACCTGGACCTCGTCGACGAGGACCGCTGGCCGGAGGCGCTCGCCCTGCTCGCCCGCCCGCCGCTGCGCGACGCGCTGGTCCAGCCGGTGCGCATCCTGCTCCCGGACGGTACGCACGAGATCGTCCGCCCCTACACGGCCTGGTGGCTGCGCGGCCACCCCGTCCTCGACGGCCGCCGCCCGGCGGGCCTGCTCGCGGCCGGCGGCGACCCGCTGCTGCGCGGCCTGTACGACGAGGCCGACGCCACCGGCTTCGACGACGAGCAGGTCCTGCGGGCGCTGGGCGTGCGCACCTCGGTGGCCGCGCTGCTGGACGAGCCGGGCGGCGCCGCCGAACTGCTGGACCGTCTGGCCGACCCCGGCCTCCCGGTGTCCGCCACGCAACTGCACGGCCTGTACGGCGCGTTGGCCGACCTCGACCCCGAACAGGTCACCCTGCCCGATGAGTTGCGCGCTGTGCTGGACGGCGAGGTGACCGTCGTGGACGCGGCCGACGCCGTGGTCGTCGACTCGCCCGACCTGCTTCCCTTCACCTCCGGTGTGCCGCTGCTCCCCGTACGGCCTTCGCGGGCCGCGGAGTTGGCCGAGCTGTTCCAGGTGCGGCGGCTCAGCGAGTCGGTGACCGGGGACGTCGACTCGGAGGGCACGGAGCACGACGTACCGGAGTCGGTGCGGGTCCTGCTCGGCCCGGCCACCCCGTCGTCGTACGTCGAGCACGAGGAACTCGTCGTCGACGGTGTCGAGTTGGACTGGCGCCGCACCCGGGACGGCGTGCTGCACGCCGCCACGCTGGAGGGCGTCGCGGCCGGGCTGGCCTGGGCGGCGGGGCAGTGGCCGCGTCGCTTCGAGGTGGCCGCGCTGCTCGAAGACCCGTCCAGGACAGAGGAGTTGGCGCGCGACCGCTGGTTCGACTGACCAAACCTCCGCGGTGTGATCCGCGCAACATTCGCAAAGGTTGTTCACAACTCGTACAACCATTCCCACGAGCCCCGAGTCTGATCTGGTGAGCCACCCGGCTCTGCCAGACACTCGGGCCCCGTGTGCCGACACTTCGTGCGTCATCTTCGCCGCGGGTCCCCTTCTACGTGGGGAATACATTGCACAAGCGTGCGACTTTGGGTGTCGTCGTCACCGGCGCCCTGGCTCTGACCGCCCTTGCTGCTCCGGCCGCGCAGGCCGACGAGAAGTACGGCAACATCAAGGTCACCAGTGTTTCCGTCAACGGCGGCAAGGCCGTCGTCGTCGGCGCGAAGGCCAAGAAGACCATCACGCTCAAGTTCACTGTCACGGACAACTCCGGCCACCGCATGGCCACGGCGTACCTGTACCGCGGTGCGAACATCGACACCGCCGACAGCGCTGCCTCGCCGAGCAAGGACCCGATCACCTGCAAGAAGGTGACGTCGACCAAGTCCAACTGCACGGCGAGCTTCACCTTCACGCCGAACTACAACGCCATCAACTCCGTCGCGGGCACGTGGAAGACCTGGGCGATCGCCCAGGCCAAGGACTACGACTACGTCCAGAAGGACAACCTGAAGTCGTTCAAGGTCCTGCGCGCCGCCCAGCTCGCGGGTGCCAACGCCTCGCCGGAGCCGGTCGCCAAGGGTGCGACGATCACCGTCACCAGCAAGCTGACCCGCGCCAACTGGAACACCGGGGTGAACGGCGCGCTCGGCGGCCAGCCGGTGCAGCTGCAGTTCAAGAAGGCGGGCGCGACCGCCTACAAGACGGTCAAGACCGTCAACTCCGCCTCCACGGGCGCTGTGTCCAGCACCGTCAAGGCGAGCGTCGACGGCACGTACCGCTACGTCTTCGCGGGCACCTCGACCACGGCGGGCGCGACTGCCACGGGCGACACCATCGACGTGAAGTAAGCAGCTCGACCCAGGGGGATGCGCCGGGCGAACCGGCGCGTCCCCCAACCGCAGAGCCCGCGGGTCAACCGACTCGCGACCACCCGGGGCCACGTCACGACGACCGTCGGCCCCACCTCACCACCGGGGGAATACATGCGTATGCGTGCCACTGTGATCGCCGTCTCGGGCGCCCTCGCCCTGTCCGCCTTCGCCGTTCCGGCCGCGCAGGCCGATGACGCGCCCGGTGCCCTCGGGGCGTCGGTCACGCCGTTCGGGGCCCTCGCGGACGAGATCGTCGGCGACACCGTCATCAAGAAGGTCACCGTCAACGGTGGCAAGGACATCGTGGTCGGCACCTCCAAGAAGAAGAGCGTCACCCTCTCGGTCACCGCGACCGACCCGTCGGGCATCGAGGACGGCTACGCGTTCCTGTGGAAGGGGAACGACATCGACTCCGGCGATGTCGTGGGCGCGATGGTCCCGGACGCGGACAACGGCACCTGCACCGCCGTCGACGCGACCACGTCCACCTGCAAGGTGACCGTCGTCGCCGACCCGAAGGACAACATCTACGGCAACGTGCTGGCCGGCAAGTGGCACGTCTTCGCCGGTGCCCTGGGCAAGGACGGCGACTACAACATCCAGGAGAAGCACTCCAAGGCCAGCGTCAAGCGCGCGTCCGCGCTGACCGTCAACGCCTCTCCCGAGCCGGTCAAGAAGGGCAAGACCATCACGGTCTCCGGCAAGCTGACCCGCGCCAACTGGGACACCCTCAAGTACGCGGGCTACACCGGCCAGTCCGTGAAGCTGCAGTTCAAGAAGAAGGGCACGTCCGCCTACAAGGACGTCAAGACGGTCAAGTCCGGCTCCGGCGGGGCGCTGAAGACCACCGTCAAGGCGGCCGCCGACGGTTCGTTCCGCTTCGTGTTCGCGGGCACCTCCACCACGCCGGCCGTGACCTCCGCGGCCGACGCGATCGACGTGAAGTAGGTCGCGGGCAGCGGTGAGAGACAGGGGCGTCGGTCCGGGTTCTTCCGGGCCGGCGCCCTTTTCGTAGAGCGGGAGCGGACTTTCGTAAGAAGTGGACGCACGGTCCGTTGTGGTCAGAGGCGAGGACGCCGGCCGGCGGCGGGTCCGGTTTCCCCTACGGGCGTACGCCTGCTCCCGCGCGGGCGTACGCCCAGCGCGCGGTGCCCGTGCTACGCGGGGAAGCGGCGGTCCACCCATCTCCACAGGAACTCCAGGATCGCCCCGGCCCCGGCCGCGACGGCGACCGCCGTCCACGGCATCGTCGTACCGACCAGGCGCAGCGCGAAGAAGTCCTGGAGCCAGGGGACGACGAGGACCAGCAGGAACCCGGCCCCCATCGCGGCGACCAGACCGAGACGCCACCAGGTGTAGGGGCGGGCGATGATGGCCAGCACCCACATGGAGATCAGGAAGAGCGTGAGGGTGGCGGCGCTGGTCTCGGCCTCCAGCGCGCCCTCGCCCGTGTAGTGGTGGCGGGCGATCAGGTAGGTGGCGAAGGTCGCCACGGCCGCCAGTACGCCGCCCGGGATGGAGTAGCGCATGACCCGGCGGACGAAGTGCGGTCTCGCCCGCTCCTTGTTGGGGGCGAGGGCGAGGAAGAACGCCGGGACGCCGATCGTCAGGGTGGAGAGCAGGGTCAGATGGCGGGGGAGGAAGGGGTACTCCACCTGCCAGCAGACGACCAGGATGGCGAGGAGCACCGAGTAGACCGTCTTCACCAGGAAGAGCGTCGCCACGCGGGTGATGTTGCCGATGACCCGGCGGCCCTCGGCGACCACCGACGGCAGGGTCGCGAAGCTGTTGTTGAGCAGGACGATCTGGGCCACGGCTTTCGTCGCCTCCGACCCGGAGCCCATCGCCACACCGATGTCGGCGTCCTTGAGGGCCAGGACGTCGTTCACCCCGTCGCCGGTCATCGCCACCGTGTGGCCGTGGGACTGGAGCGCGCCGACCATGTCCCGCTTCTGCTGGGGGGTCACGCGGCCGAACACGGTGCCCGCATCGAGGGCCGTCGCCATCTCCCCGCGCTCGGCGGGCAGCCGGCGGGCGTCGACCACGTCGCCGCTCAGGCCGAGCTTTCCGGCCACCGCGCCGACCGACACCGCGTTGTCGCCGGAGAGGACCTTCGCCCGTACGTTCTGCTCCTCGAAGTAGCGCAGGGTGTCGGAGGCGTCCGGGCGCAGCCGCTGTTCGAGGACGACGAGGGCGGCCGGGTGCGCGCCCGTCGCGACCTCGGGGTCGTCCAGTTCCCGGGTCACCCGGGCCAGCAGCAGCACCCGTAGCCCGTCCTCGTTCAGCCGTTCGGTCTCGGTGAGGGCCGGGTCGTCGTCGGGGAGGAGGACGTCGGGGGCGCCCAGCAGCCAGGTGCTGGAGTCGCCGTCGCCCTCGTTGAAGGCCGCGCCGCTGTACTTGCGGGCCGAGGAGAAGGGCAGTGACTCGGTGCAGCGCCAGTCCTCGCCGTCCGGGTAGGCGTCGATGATCGCCTGGAGGGAGGCGTTCGGCCGGGGGTCCGACGTGCCGAGGGCGCCCAGCACACGGCGTGCGTACGACTCGTCCGTCCCGCCCAGGGGGCGCAGCTCGGTGACGTCCATGCCGCCCTCGGTGAGCGTGCCCGTCTTGTCCAGGCAGACGGTGTCGACGCGGGCCAGGCCCTCGATGGCCGGCAGCTCCTGCACCAGGCACTGTTTGCGGCCGAGACGGATGACGCCGATGGCGAAGGCGACGGAGGTGAGGAGGACGAGGCCCTCGGGGACCATCGGGACGATGCCGCCGACCGTGCGGGCGACGGAGTCCTTGAAGTCGTTCTCCTTCACGATCAGCTGGCTGATGATCAGGCCGATCGCGGTCGGGACCATCATCCAGGTGACGTACTTGAGGATGGTGGAGATGCCGGAGCGCAGCTCGGAGTGGACGAGGGTGAAGCGGCTCGCCTCCTCGGCCAGCTGGGCCGCGTACGCCTCCCGTCCGACCTTGGTCGCGGTGAACGCGCCGCCGCCCGCGACCACGAAACTGCCCGACATCACCTGGTCGCCGGGCTGTTTGACGACCGGATCGGCCTCGCCGGTGAGCAGTGACTCGTCGATCTCCAGCCCGTCGGTCTCGACGCACTCCCCGTCGACGACGATCTTGTCGCCCGGCCCGATCTCGATCAGGTCCCCGAGGACGATCTCGGAGGTGCCGACCGGCGTGGCGGCGCCGTCCCGCCGGACCGTGGGCTTCGCCTCGCCGATCACCGCCAGGGAGTCGAGGGTCTTCTTCGCCCGCCACTCCTGGACGATGCCGATGCCCGTGTTGGCCAGGATCACGAAGCCGAAGAGGCTGTCCTGGATCGGCGCGACGAAGAGCATGATCACCCAGAGGACGCCGATGATCGCGTTGAACCGGGTGAAGACGTTCGCGCGGACGATGTCCACCGTGGAGCGGCTGCTCCGTACGGGTACGTCGTTCACCTCGCCGCGGGCCACCCGCTCGGCCACCTCGGCGGCCGTCAGACCACGCGCCCGTCGCGTGTCCAGGGGGGCCGAGGCGGCGGTGGGGTGCACAGGGTCGAGGTCGGTGCCCGCGTCGATGTGCGTCATGCATTCGACGGTACGTGCGGATTTGGGGGTTCACCCACCGAGTGTGCGAAAGATCCGACCTGGGGAGGAGGGTTTGCTCCGCCGTGGTGCCGGGGTCGTACGTGCCCGGCGTGCGGTGGGTGCCCTCGGTTGATGCCGGTCCCGGGGGTCGCGCCCCCGGACCCCCGTCTGTCGCCCTTCGGGCTCGTCCTCAAGCGCCGGTCGGGCTCAGGCGCCGGTCGGGCTCAGGCGCCGGTCGGGCTCAATTGGTGGCGGGCCGTGCCTCCACGTCGCCGGCCTCGGTCTCGCCGGTCCCGCCGGTCCCGTCGGTCCCGTCGGTCTCGCCGGTCTCGTCGGCTTCGGCCTCGGCCGTGGCCTTCCGTGCCGCGTCGCGTTTGATCGCCGCGTCCCGTCTGCGGACGTAGTAGATGCCGATGAAGCCGAGTCCGCCGCCCGCCAGGCAGGTCCACACCCACCAGGTGTGCCCGTGGTCCTCGTACCAGCCGTAGAAGGGGAGCTGGACGACGAAGAGGACGAGCCACAGGATCGTGCCGCCGATGATGGTCGGCACGATGGGCCCTTCCAGGGGCTCCGGTGCCTCGTGCTTGGGGGTCCACTTCGCCATGGGCACAGCTTACGAGGCGCCGGGGTCTACGCGCGGAGATGGCTTCGGCCGCAATGTATGTTCATACTGAAACGGTTTCTGACTGGCCACTTCTGTTCGTAGAAAACTCCAACAACGCCTGAAGGTCTGTTGGGGATGAGGTCTCGTATGTCCCCGCAGGGTTTCTCCCTCGACCGCTACTTCAGGATCACGGAGCGCGGCAGCACACTGTCGCGTGAGATCCGGGGCGGGTTCGCCACCTTCTTCGCGATGGCGTACATCATCGTGCTCAACCCGATCATCCTGAGCAGCGCGAAGGACATGTACGGGCACCAGCTGGACTACGGCCAGCTGGTCACCGCCACCGCGGTCACCGCCGCCTTCACCACCCTCCTCATGGGCGTCATCGGCAACGTGCCCATCGCGCTGGCGGCGGGGCTCGGCGTGAACACGGTCGTCGCCCTCCAGCTCGCGCCGCGCATGTCGTGGCCGGACGCGATGGGCATGGTGGTGCTGGCCGGTTTCGTCGTGATGCTGCTGGTGGCGACGGGCCTGCGGGAGCGCGTCATGAACGCGGTGCCGCTGGGCCTGCGCAAGGGCATCTCCATCGGTATCGGCCTGTTCATCATGCTGATCGGGCTGGTCGACGCCGGCTTCGTCACCCGGATCCCGGACATCGCCAGGACGACCGTGCCGCTCCAGCTCGGCGCTGACGGGCATCTCAACGGGTGGCCGGTGCTCGTCTTCGCCCTCGGCGCGCTGCTGACGCTCGCGCTGATCGTGCGCAAGGTGCCGGGCGCGATCCTCATCTCGATCGTCGCGATGACGCTGCTCGCGGTGGTCGTCGAGGCCGTCGCGAAGCTTCCTGCCGGTTCCTGGGGCCTGACCACCCCGAAGTGGCCCGGCAACCCGGTCGCGACCCCCGACTTCGGGCTGCTCGGCGAGGTCAGTCTCTTCGGCGGCTTCGACAAGGTCGGCCTGGTGACGGGCGTCCTCTTCGTCTTCACGGTCCTGCTGTCGTGCTTCTTCGACGCGATGGGCACGATCATGGGCGTCGGCGATGAGGCCAAGCTGACCGACGCGGACGGTCAGATGCCGGGCATCAACAAGGTGCTCTTCGTCGACGGCATCGCCGTCGCGGCCGGTGGTGCCAGCTCCTCGTCCGCCACGACCTGCTTCGTGGAGTCGACGGCGGGTGTGGGCGAGGGGGCGCGTACCGGCTTCGCGAACGTGGTCACCGGTGGCCTGTTCGCCGTCGCGCTGTTCCTCACTCCGGTCGCCACCATGGTCCCCTCCCAGGCGGCCACTCCGGCACTGCTCGCGGTCGGGTTCCTGATCCTCGCGAACTCCGTCCGCGAGATCGACTGGGCCGACTACACGATCGCGATCCCGGCCTTCGTGACGATGGTGATGATGCCGTTCACCTACTCGATCACCAACGGCATCGGCATGGGCTTCATCACCTTCGTCGTGCTGCGCCTGGCCGCGGGGCGCGGTCGCGACGTTCCGGTCGCGATGTACGCGGTGTCGGCGGTCTTCCTCTTCTACTACCTGATGCCGGCGCTGGGCCTGACGTGAGCGGACGCGGCCGCTGCCGGTGACCCCGCCTCCCCGGTCCTCGGTCCCTCACGTCGCCCCGGCCCTCAGGTCACCCCGTAGAACTTCTCCGTCTCGTCGACGGCGGTCTGGAACCGCTCGTCGAAGTCGTCCCGAATGAGCGTCCCGATCACGTAGTCCTGGACGCTCATTCCCCTTTTCGCCGCGTGGGTCCGGAGCCGTTCGAGCAGCTCCTCGTCTATCCGCAGGCTGAGCACAGTGGTCCCCATGTGTACGAGGGTCAGGTGCGCTCTGATGCGTCGTGTCATGTTCTGCGTACTAGTCACTCATATGAGTGATCCGGGGATTGGATCGGCGTGAGTGGCGGGGCTCACGGGCACGGCTGTGGAGTTTCGGTGGTCTTTAGGGAGAGTAATGAGTTAGGCTAAAGAACATGCCTGACCTGAACCATGGCGACGACGAGGCCGCTGTGAACGCCCTCCGCTCCGCCGTGATGCGCCTGTCCCGTCGGCTCAAGCATCAGCGGGTCGACGAGTCGCTGAGCCCGACCGAGATGTCGGTGCTCGGCACGCTCGCTCGTTGCGGTACGGCCACCCCCGGTGAGCTGGCCCGCAAGGAGCATGTGCAGCCGCCGTCGATGACCCGGATCGTCGCCCTGCTGGAGAGCAAGGGGCTGGTGAAGCTGGAGCCGCATCCCGAGGACCGGCGGCAGAAGGTGGTCACCCAGACCGAGCGGGCCGAGGCGATGCTGGAGGAGAGCCGACGCAAGCGCAACGCGTTCCTCGCGTCCCTGGTCGAGGGACTCGACGAGGAGGAGTGGGCCGCGCTCCGGACCGCCGCGCCGGTGCTGGAGAAGCTCGCGCACCTCTGATCCCGGGACCGGCCGCCGGGTGCGCCGCCTTCGTGGGCGGCACGCCGGTGCAGCCGCCGGTGCGCCCCGGCATACAGCCCGTGCGCCTTCGGGGTCGGGCATGGGCCGACCCGAAAACCAGCAGACAGAACAGGAGCGGTGAGGCTCACGCAACCCCATGACGTACACGCGTTTCACGCAAGGAGGCGAGCCCCTTTGAGTACGGGCCCCGGAACACCTTCCGTCCCCGCACCCCCGCCCACCCACGAGCCCCGGCCCACCCCCGCCGTACCGGAGGCCCCGCCGGATACCACCGGCCAGGTGAACAAGAGCGAGACACCGGGGGACTCCGGCTCGCCGACCGCGCCCGGCTCGCCGACGGGCCCCGCCGCGACCGGGAGCCCCGACGTCGCCGCCCCGCCCGCGCCCGCCATCCCGCCCGCTCGCCGCCCGGCGGCGCACGGCTCCGAGCCCGGCCGTTCCCCGGCCGGTGCGGCTGAGGCCTCGCGGGCCTCCATGTTCCGGTCGTTGAGGGTGCGGAACTACCGGCTGTTCTTCGTCGGGCAGGTCGTGTCGAACATCGGCACGTGGATGCAGCGCATCGCGCAGGACTGGCTGGTGCTGAGCCTGACGGGGTCGTCGACGGCCGTCGGTGTGACGATGGCGCTCCAGTTCCTTCCGATGCTGCTGTTCGGGCTGTACGGCGGCGTGCTCGTCGACCGGTTCCCCAAGCGGCGCCTGCTGTTCGTGACGCAGACGTCGATGGCGGTGACGGGGCTGGCGCTGGCCGCGCTGACGCTCTCGGACCAGGTGCAGGTGTGGCACGTGTACGTGGCCGCCTTCGCCGTCGGTATGGCCACGGTCGTCGACAACCCGGCCCGGCAGTCGTTCGTGTCCGAGATGGTCGGGCCGGACCAGCTGCAGAACGCCGTCAGCCTCAACTCGGCGAACTTCCAGTCGGCCCGTCTCGTCGGCCCCGCCGTCGCCGGAGTGCTGATCACCACCGTCGGCACGGGCTGGGCCTTCCTCTACAACGGCCTCTCCTTCGTCGCCCCCATCATCGGCCTGCTGCTGATGCGGACCCGCGACCTGCACCCCGTCCGCCGCGCCCCCCGCGCCAAGGGCCAGCTCCGCGAGGGCCTGCGCTATGTGGCCGGACGCCCCGAACTGCTGTGGCCCATCGTCCTCGTGGGCTTCATCGGCACCTTCGGCTTCAACTTCCCCGTCTGGCTCTCGGCCTACGCGGACGACGTGTTCCACGCGGACGCCGGCTCGTACAGCCTCTTCAACACGCTGATGGCGGTCGGCTCCGTCGCCGGCGCCCTGCTCGCGGCCCGCCGGGGCACCGCCAGGTTGCGCGTGCTGCTCGGTGGCGCGCTCGCCTTCGGGCTGCTGGAGATCGTGGCGGCGCTGGCCCCCGCGTACTGGATCTTCGCCCTGCTGATGGTCCCGATAGGGATGTTCGGCCTGACGGTGAACGTCACCGCCAACACGGCCATCCAGATGAACACCGACCCCGCGATGCGCGGCCGCGTCATGGCCCTCTACATGATGGTCTTCCTGGGCGGTACGCCGCTGGGCGCGCCGGTCGCCGGCTGGGTCACCGACGCGTACGGCGCCCGGCTCGGCTTCGTCGCCGGCGGTGTCGTCGCCACGGTCGCCACGGTCGTCGTCACTCTGTTCCTCGTCAGGGCCGGGGGGATGCGACTGTCGGTGGCGTGGCGGCGCGGGCACCCACGGGTCCGCTTCGTGCCCGCCCGGCGAGCCGCCGCGGACCACGCGGAGCAGGCTGGAGAAAAGCCCGAGGAGCAGACGGTGTCCGTGACGAGCGCGGCCTAGCGCTGGAAGGGTGGCACTCATGCGTACGACGAGTACCGTGCGGCTGTTCGCCGCGGTGTTGCCGCCCGATGAGGTGGTCGATGAACTCGGCCTGGTGGTCGGGGAGTTGAAACGGCTGGCCGGTGCGGACCGGTTGCGGTGGACCGCGCCGCCCGGCTGGCACTTCACGCTCGCCTTCTACGGGGAGGTCGAGGAGGACGTCGTCCCGGAGCTGTCGCGGCGGCTGGAGCGTGCCGCGGGCCGGAGCGAGCCGTTCCGGCTGGCGGTGCGCGGTGGCGGCCGGTTCGGGCACGGGCGGGCGCTGTGGGCGGGGGCCGAGGGGGACGTCGGCGCGCTGCGGATGCTGGCCGACCGGGCGGAGGCGGCGGCGCGGAAGGCCGGGGTGCCGATGGGGGAGCACCGCCGGTACACGCCCCATCTGACGGTGGCCCGCAGCCGGGTGGATCTCGACGTACGGCCGTACGTCGCCGTGCTCGACGCCTTCGCCGGGAGTCCGTGGACGGTGTCCGAGCTGGCGTTGGTGCGCAGCGATCTGCCGACGTCCGGGGTGGCGGGTGAGCAGCCGCGGTACGAGGCGGTGGCGCGGTGGGGGCTCGGGGCGGCCGGATGACCGTTCGGGCCGCCGGTTAGGCTCGGGGGGTGGACCCGAAGACCCGTAACCGGATCATGGCCGGTGTGCTCGTGCTGATGTTCGCCGTGGTGGCTGTGGCGGCGGCGCTCGGTAAGTGACCGCCGCGCTCCGGCGCCGTCGGGGAACTGCGGACCGTACTGACGCGCCTCCCAGGTGAGGGCTGGTCGCGCAATTCCCCGCGCCCCTCAAGGGCAGGGGCGGCCGGCGGTCACCAGGCGAAGGCCTCCGGGGACGGACCCGGGCCCGGGAAGATCTCGTCCAGGGCGCTCAGGAGCTCCTCGCTCAGGGTCAGCTCGGACGCGCGGATCGCGGAGTCGAGCTGCTGGGCCGTCCGGGGGCCGACGATCGGTCCGGTGACGCCGGGGCGGGTGAGGAGCCAGGCGAGGGCGGCCTCGCCCGGTTCGACGCCGTGCTTGTCGAGCAGGTCCTCGTACGCCTGGACCTGGGCGCGTACACCGCTGTCGGCGAGGGCGTCGGCGGCACGGCCGGAGGAGCGGCGACCGCCCTCGGCCTCCTTCCTGATGACGCCGCCGAGCAGCCCGCCGTGCAGCGGCGACCAGGGGATGACCCCGAGGCCGTACTCCTGCGCGGCCGGGATGACCTCCATCTCGGCGCGGCGCTCGGCGAGGTTGTAGAGGCACTGCTCGCTGACGAGGCC
The DNA window shown above is from Streptomyces akebiae and carries:
- a CDS encoding sacsin N-terminal ATP-binding-like domain-containing protein; protein product: MSKFVRPAAEGADPFGTARLRRGVLDAWATSPARFREDANAEEDLVLGGYRDRLVVELAQNAADAAARAKVPGRLRLTLRDGVLVAANTGAPLDAGGVESLSTLRASAKRDTQGGGHEGAVGRFGVGFAAVLAVTDEPAVVGRHGGIRFSLAEARLLAADTARHSPGLGDEIRRRDGHVPLLRLPFAAEGTAPDSYDTVVILPLRDTAAADLAERLLHAVDDALLLALPGLDEVVIEVGADEVRTMRRRVEGAYVVVEDSRDGVTRWRTVAEHGAIEAALLADRPVEERLRPHWSVTWAVPTGPDGAPVRPRTSPVVHAPTPSDEALGVPALLIASFPLDTTRRHAAPGPLTDFLVQRAADAYAALLAAWEPVGEGIIDLVPGPLGKGELDGALRQAILERLPRTAFLPRAVTPEPDDELDELSAALRPRDAEVVEGAGAETVRVLADVLPSLLPAGLERRAELRTLGVARLPLGDAIDRLAGLEKAPDWWRRLYDSLAGVDPDRLFGLPVPLADGRTAIGPRQILLPTPDGPQTARPDTLARLGLKVAHPDAAHPLLEKLGALPATPRAVLTTPQVRAAVAASLDDDGGVWDEEDGRPDAEELADLVLALVRDAALDPGDEPWLGALALTDEDGELAPAGELVLPGSPFARVMREDELALVDAELADRWGEQPLAACGVLANFALVRATDVVLDPDELEPRDGDFAEPDDAGLLDAVDVWSEDILDRFPDSPVPPVATEIVAVRDLDLVDEDRWPEALALLARPPLRDALVQPVRILLPDGTHEIVRPYTAWWLRGHPVLDGRRPAGLLAAGGDPLLRGLYDEADATGFDDEQVLRALGVRTSVAALLDEPGGAAELLDRLADPGLPVSATQLHGLYGALADLDPEQVTLPDELRAVLDGEVTVVDAADAVVVDSPDLLPFTSGVPLLPVRPSRAAELAELFQVRRLSESVTGDVDSEGTEHDVPESVRVLLGPATPSSYVEHEELVVDGVELDWRRTRDGVLHAATLEGVAAGLAWAAGQWPRRFEVAALLEDPSRTEELARDRWFD
- a CDS encoding calcium-binding protein; this encodes MHKRATLGVVVTGALALTALAAPAAQADEKYGNIKVTSVSVNGGKAVVVGAKAKKTITLKFTVTDNSGHRMATAYLYRGANIDTADSAASPSKDPITCKKVTSTKSNCTASFTFTPNYNAINSVAGTWKTWAIAQAKDYDYVQKDNLKSFKVLRAAQLAGANASPEPVAKGATITVTSKLTRANWNTGVNGALGGQPVQLQFKKAGATAYKTVKTVNSASTGAVSSTVKASVDGTYRYVFAGTSTTAGATATGDTIDVK
- a CDS encoding DUF5707 domain-containing protein, giving the protein MRMRATVIAVSGALALSAFAVPAAQADDAPGALGASVTPFGALADEIVGDTVIKKVTVNGGKDIVVGTSKKKSVTLSVTATDPSGIEDGYAFLWKGNDIDSGDVVGAMVPDADNGTCTAVDATTSTCKVTVVADPKDNIYGNVLAGKWHVFAGALGKDGDYNIQEKHSKASVKRASALTVNASPEPVKKGKTITVSGKLTRANWDTLKYAGYTGQSVKLQFKKKGTSAYKDVKTVKSGSGGALKTTVKAAADGSFRFVFAGTSTTPAVTSAADAIDVK